A segment of the Nitrospira sp. SG-bin1 genome:
CGGGAGTCGGTATGCTGTTGGGGTCGTTGTGGCCGACCCAGCGGTATGAGCGGCAAAGATCACTTGAAGGACGAATCGCGTAATACATCATGCTGCAGACCGGCTAATGATCGAGGGTGAAACGCACGGCCCTGCGAATGACATCGGGGGTAAAGGGTTTGGGAATGACACGTCGGGCACCGAAGAGTTTGGCGACATTCAGGAAATTCTGATCGCCGGTAGCGCCGGTTATGGCAATGACTTTGGCATCCAGAAATTCCTGTGTCAGCGCAAGCGTGACTTCCATCCCGTCCCGCTCCGGCATCAGGATATCGGTGATGACGAGGTCGGTCGGTGCCTCGCGGTAGAGGGCGAGGCCGATTTGACCGTTCTCGGCCTCCCGGATGTGATGACCGTCTGCCTCGAGAATGGTGCGCAATAGTGTTCTGATTGCTGCATCATCGTCGACTATCAAGATAGATGCCATGCCCTGCTCCCTCCAAGCCGGAAACCTGTTGAGACGTACCTATGTGGCAGCCTGGTTCAATTCGATATCACGCCGCACGCATGATGATTGAAGGAACGTCCGCGTGTGGTTCATCTTCCCCGTAGCTCGCCTCACCTTGTGCAAGCACTAACGCCGGTCGTGCCTTGGCAAGTCGATGTTGCTCGATGAGCGGGTCATGGACATTCCCGCAATTCATGCAGCGATACCCGCTGGCCCACATATGTCCATAGGTGCCCTCAAAGTCCAGGAAGTGTTCTCTCACCATGAGTCCGTGACAGCGCGTGCATTCCATGGTTGTGCTCCTTGTAAAGATTGGGATCCCGTGCTTGTTGTGAGAAAGATAGCCGAGGATTTTGGAGTCAGATAGATCAGGAAGAGGTACCTCGGAAGGAGGGGCTGTCCGGCTGTGGGATAGCTAATAGAAGCCTCGACGTCTCGGACTTGATGGCTTCCTGACATCCATGCCTCCGAGACACAGGCTCGATCCCCTTGGTATGGGGAGGAAATCCGTCTCACGGACCTATATTGTGCATCTGAGGTATTTCTCCAATAGCTCTGCGTAGTTCAGTTCCGTTCGATTCGGTTCGGTCAAGTCGTTGCTCCAGTTGGAACGGCGCGATCTTTCCTATTTCCCTTGCCTAAGCCACAGGGTAAGCTGAAGCCATGTCGGCTCAACCGTTACCTCGGCCTGTCTCCTGGGCGAGGCGCCTTCTCATTTCATTCCTGATCGTTTGTGGCATCGCGATTGTCCTCGTGGGAGGATATGGCGCCTTTCTCTCAACCAGTTTGGCGCTGCCGAGGAGCGACGAGCATCCACCCCTGTTGATCTACGGTGCCCCGTTTTTTCTGACGCCGGGGATCCATCCGGTGGGTTCTGGGTTGCTCGACCATTTGCAGCGGTTGGAGTACAAGCCGGCCGCGGCGGCGCCGCGGGCAGCCGGTGAGTATCTCGTCACCAAAAACTCAATCGAGATCTTTCTGCATGCTCAGGAGGAGAATCGACTTCCTGCACGATCGGTCCGGTTGACGCTGGTCAACGGCATCGTCACCGAAGTATTGTCCGTCTCCGACGGGCGCCCTCTCTCCTTGGTAACCCTCGAACCGGTGTTGATCAGCGGAATGCGTTCCGGTTCCAGGCAGGTCCGAGAATGGGTTTCTCTCGACCATATCCCGCCACTATTGATTAAGACGTTGTTGACCGTCGAGGATCGTCGATTTTTTTCTCATTTTGGGGTCGATCCCATCGCGATCGGTCGAGCGTTGTGGGTCAACACGACTCGCGGCGGGGTCGTGCAGGGAGGCAGCACGATCACTCAGCAATTGGCCAAGAACCTCTTCTATTCTCCCAAGCGAACCATGGGACGGAAACTCCGGGAATTGATGGCAGCGATGGCGCTGGAGTTCAAGTATCGGAAGGAAGAGATTTTGGAGAGCTATCTGAATGAAATCTATCTCGGTCAAGCCGGACCGGTTTCGATCTACGGTGTGGGCGAAGCCGCTCATCGCTACTTCAGTAAGAATCTTGATGAACTGTCGATCGATGAAATGGCGCTGATCGTTGGATTGATCAAAGGACCCAATGCCTATTCCCCCGTCAAAAGCGTGGAAGATGCCACGAAGCGCCGAAATGTGGTGCTGCGCCGTCTGAAGGAAGAAGGAATCGTGACGGATGACGTCGTGGCCCAGGCCATGGCCCGTCCGGTGAAGGTCATGCTGAATCAAGACGTCCTCACCGATGCACCGTATTTCGTCGACCACTTGCTCAGGGAAATCGAACAGGGAATCGGAATGGACATACCGGACGGCGCGCGAATCCATTCGACCCTTGATCCCAGGATTCAGCGGATCGTCGCCCAAGTGGTGCAGGAAGGACTCGCAAGACTCGAAAAGCGCTATCCGGATCTGAATGGGGCCGACCCTCCGCTTCAGGGCGCGGCGGTCGTGCTGGATGTGAAGACCGGTCATGTCCTCGCGATGGTCGGTGGTCGTAACTATCGCTTGAGCCAATTCAACCGTGCGGTGCAAGCGCATCGATCGGCGGGGTCCCTCTTCAAACCGTTTGTGTATCTGGCCGGACTCGAGGCGGCACGTGATGCAGGTACGGCCGGGCTGACCGCAGCGACCATACTCATGGACGAGCCGGTGACACTGGAATCCGGCACGGAGTCCTGGTCGCCCCAGAATTACGATCGACAATATCGAGGGCCGGTAACGGTCAGAACCGCGCTCGAACAGTCCTTGAATGTTCCAGCCGTTCGGACGGCACATCGAACTGGAATTGCGGCTCTCACTAATGTGCTGCATGCGTTCGGAATTACCACGCCGTTGGCGGAGAATTTGTCTCTGGCGTTGGGGAGCTCCTCCGTCTCGTTACTTCAGATCACATCCGCCTACGCCGGTCTTGCCAATGGAGGCGTCGTCATCCGTCCGGTGGCGTTGTCCAACATGGTACGTGACGGAGGAGAGACTATTTGGAGCCCTCCGCTTGATCGGCGTCAAGCCGCGACTCCGCAAGGAGCGTTTCTCCTCACGTCGTTGTTGAAGGGGGTGGTGGACCGCGGTACTGGCACCAAAGCGCGAGCGTTGGGCGTGCAAGGACCGGTCGCGGGCAAGACTGGGACGACTGATGGGTATCGGGACGCCTGGTTCATCGGCTATACGCCCGAGATGGCAATCGGCGTGTGGGTGGGGTTTGACGATGAACGCCCCATTAAGTTGACCGGTGCCCAGGCGGCTCTCCCGATTTGGAGTGAGTTGGCGGTTCGGCTCATCCCACGGGACTCCCCGGATTTTGAGACGCCGGCCGGGGTCGTCCAGCGGAAAATCGATCCCAAAAGCGGACAACTTGCGACCTCGCAATGTCCGGAGAAACGGTTGGAGTTCTTCATCGCTGGTACGGAGCCGACGGTCTATTGCGAGATTCACGGAGGCGGATTGTGGGAACGTCTGAAGCAGACGTTTGGTCTGCCTCAACAAGAATGATGATCGGCCTCTACAAGAATCGGTGATGGGTGCATCAGGTGGCATCCTACACAAGAAGACCACGGTGCGATTTGAGATGGTCCTGGAAGTGTTTTCTCGGCGCTGTCGCAGCGAGTGGAGGGCGTGATGAAGAAGGCGGGCCATGGGGCGCAGAATGTAGGATTCCATAAACTGTTAGGTGTATCTCCGGTCCTAAGGTAACCTTGGGGAAGGCTGACCTGCACCGGAGGAGTTCCCATGAAAAAGACCGGGTATGTCGACGACGGCAATATTACGCTGTTGGCAAAAGGCGTTGAACTGAAGGGTGAAATCAGGGTTGACGGAACCGTGCGAATCGATGGGCGGCTCGAGGGCGATGTCCACACGAAGGGAGAAGTCATTGTCGGAGAAGATGGAGTCGTGAAGGGTGCCATCCATGCCGATTCACTGATCAGCAGCGGGCGTATTAAAGCCACGGTTACGGCAACCGGGAAAATCCAACTCCTCAAAACGGCGATTCTGATCGGTGAAGTCCATTGCCCGACGATGTTGATGGAAGAAGGAGCAAAATTTCAGGGAGTCAGCGATATGGGGGTCACTGGTTGGCCCGAAGAGGCCTCGCGATTACCCAATAACGTCCGTGACATGAACGCGCATCGTGGGAAAGCGATTGCGTTGATCGGACGGGAAGCCGACCTGTAAGATCTCTCCACTTCCCCCTCTCGGTATCATCCTGACATCGGCCCTTTCATTTCTTCCATATCATCCTTTGCTCCCGTGACAGACGCCATCAGATCTGCTATTTACTCGAGACTTCTTCATAGGCTGCGATATCTTATATGACCAGACAACAGATCTTTTCAGTTGTATTCTTTTCTCTCCTGGTCTTGCTTCTCTACCAGATCGGACTGATGTTCAAACCGTTTGTCTTCTCCGCCTTGTGGGCCGGTCTGTTGGCGCATTGGGTATTCCCGCTCCATCTACGGTTGACCAGATTGTTCGGCGGCAAGGAAGCGCTGTCTGCTTCCCTGCTGACGGTCGGCGCCTTAGGGATTGTCATCGTCCCATTGATTGTGATGGGGGTAATGCTGGTGCGCGAAGCCGGCGCCGCAGAACTAGAGATCAGGTCATGGATCGCGGCCGGCGGCCTTCAGCGGCTGCCGGAACAGGTTGCGGGCATTCCGTTTATCGGCGGTTTGCTGAAGTCGACGATGTCCGACACCGGTACACCGGCGATTTCCTTGGAGCAGTCATTACTGACCGGAGTGAAAGAACTCAGTCAACTGTTGGTCGGTGGGGTGGGAGGATTGTTGAAGAACACCTTTGCGCTGGTGACTAATTTTTTCATGATGCTGCTGATCCTGTTTTTTCTCTTTAAAGACGGTCGACAGTGGCTCTCGGTCTTGTACGACCTCATCCCATTGGAAGAGTCGCATAAGTCCAAGATCCTGATCCGGTTGGATCAAACGATCCGGGCGGTGGTGAAAGGCATGTTGGTGACGGCCATCGTTCAGGGACTTCTGGCCGGGATGGCTTACTTGGCGCTCAATGTCCCGTTTCCGATGGGATTGACCGCATTGACGATCGTGCTGGCGCCGATCCCATTCGGCGGAACGGGGCTGGTCTGGGGACCAGTGGCACTGTATCTCTTCTGGATGGGAATGACCGGAAAGGCACTCGTGATGTTGGTGTGGGGGATCGGCGTGATTTCGATGGTGGATCAGTTCCTCCGTCCGTGGTTAATCGGTCAGGATGTGCAGATTCCGGTGTTGCCGCTCGTGCTCAGTGTGCTCGGTGGGCTGGCTCTGTATGGGATACTGGGGATCTTCATTGGACCGATTATGGTCAGCTTGCTGATGACGGCGGTCCAGATTTATCGGGAGGAATACCATCTTAAACAAGCGATGGCTCCTGTCGCTCCGTCCACGCTTCCCTAACGTCTTCGTCAGCGTACTACTCGAGCGGAATCGTAATGGCGATTCCTCCCATGACATCGTGCAGCTTGAAATCCTGTTTAGGGCTCAACGGATGGCTGTTATGGCAGGTGACACAGGCGGCGGAGACCGCACGGTCCGCGTAGATAGCCTGGAAATATTGCTTCTTGCCGCTCGCCACGATGCCGGTGACCGGCCGATCCGGCTGGCGTCGAAGGAGGTCCAGGGCCTTTCGCTCGAACTCGGTGGCAGGGGCGTTACGCTGATAGATCGGGGAGAAGCCGATGAGCCGATAGCGGATGCCCCGTCCACTTTCGGCCACGAGTTGTCCGGAATGCTGGAGGAACTGGGCCGGCAGCGGCAGGGCATTGTCTTGCTCCCAATGTTCCGTTGCCGCGACAATGCCTTTTTCCTGCATACGGTTGACGATGTGTGTCGTGTAGATCGAGCGGTCGGCTTCGAGGACGGCATGGACATAATCGGCGACCCTATCAGGAGAAATGCCGACGGCAGTGGGGCTCTCTTTGGCTGAGAGGAACGCCGTCATGCCGCAAACTCCCCCTAGGAGGAATGCGATGGCTGTGGTTCGGAACGCGAAGCGGAGGTAGTCCATGGGCCTCCTGTGGGAGTTATCGGGGCGCTGATCGGCAGAGTGATGAAGCATGTCGTGCCTCGACCTTCGACACTCTCAATGCGGAGGTCGCCTTCAAATTTGCGGATGATACGCTTCGCCACCGTGAGCCCGAGGCCGGAGCCTTCTCCCTGTCCCTTCGTTGTAAAAAACGGGTCGAAGACTCTCGATAGATGTTGTTTGGAGATGCCAGGGCCGGAATCGGCAATTGTCATCGTCGCGATATGGTCCGATACGGCGGTCGTCAACGTGAGTGTCCCGGTGCCTTTCATGGCTTGAGCGGCATTGGTGATCACATTCACGAAGGCTTGCCGAAGTTGGTCTGGAAACACCACTACGGGGGTGCTGCCTGCATAGACCTTGTCGACCACGACCTCTTTCATGTCCACGCTGGATTGTGCCGTGGTCAGGGCCTGGTCCAGTATCTGCTCCACATGCACCGGCACCGGCTTGTCGGACGCCTCACGGTTGGCCACCCCGGTAAAATCTCGAATGATCGTCGCCATGCGACGGCCGTGAGCCACGATATCCTTGGCGCAGCTCTTGACGTGCTCCAAGTCCTGTTCATCCTGAATGACTTCTCCCAACCCGATGATACCGAACAGGGGGTTGTTGAGCTCATGACCGATTCCCGCGGTAAGCACCCCGAGACTGCCCATCTTCTCCGCCTGAACCAGTTGATCTTGCAGCCGGCTCTCCTCCGTGGTGTCTCGAAGCACCAGTCCGATGCTGTCTTCTTCCCCCGGTCTCGCGGGCAATCTGAACCATTGGTATTGATAGATGCGGGACCCGATGTGAAGTTCAGCCCGACGACGAACGGGTTCGTGGTCCGTGTGAGGCATGAGCGGGTCCCTCGGGACCGGCTCACGTTCGAGATCGGCTGTGGTGGACGACGAATCTCCGTTGGTTCGGAATTCCGATTGAAGCTGTTTCTGAACCGTCGGATCGAGGGGAAGAATCGTGAACAGCGATACGCCGGTCGTCGGTTCTTGGATATTGAAGGATTCGCGGGCCGCTTGGTTGATGTAACGCACGACTTCATGCGCGTCGATCAAGAGAATCGGAGTGGGAACGGCGTCCAGGATTTGATCAGTCGACTTTTGGAGGACTTGGACCTCTTGGGTCTTCAACTTGACCTGGTCCGTCAGTCCGGCGAACGCCGCTTTCAGTCGGCTGTTCATCCGGTTGAACTCTTCGGCCAAGTCTTCCAATTCGTCACCGGTGTCGATCCGGATCGGTGTCCGCAGTTCTCCCCGTCCGATCGCCTGCGCGGCCTGTTGCAGTTGCCGGACGGGCGTGACGATGCGGCCGGCGGCAATGTACCCCAGCGCGGCCAGCAGCAGCAAAGCGACCGCTCCAAATACCGTGACCCAAGTGAACAGGTGCTGAATCGGCGCGAACAGTTCATCGGACGACTGCCACACGAATGTGTGCCACGAGCCGGCGTTGATCGAACCGTTGGTCGCCCGGCTGATCTCCGGGAGCGGCGCGAAGCCGATCACGGAGGTATCCTGTCCCCCATGGCCGTCGCTCGAGGCTTGCACCCAACCGGGCTGCTGCGGCGTGACGAGCGGGATTAAACTCCGATCGGACAAAGGAACACCGGTCGGAAGAAGCGGACAGCTGATGACGATGCCGTTGGAATCGATCAGCATGACGTGACCCGTTTTTCCGAACCGGATGACATGGGTCGAGGGAGAAAAGAAGGCTTTGGCGTCGATCACGCGGTGCAGGACTCCGACGACTTCATACCGGAGACTATCCATGACGGGGAGTGAAATGGTGAACACATAGGTGTTCGCCTGGTCGTCGAAATGGATGTCCTCGACATAGAGTCTGCCCACCGCTTTGTTGAAGGCTCCCTGCCACCATCGGGTCTCGTCGTGGCGAAACGCCGGATGGTCCGTCATGGTTGCGACGAGCCTGCCCTCTCGATCGGTCAAGAACAGCATCTTTGTCGATGAACGAACCACGTGCGGGAGCAACTGTCCCGGCGCGCTATGGAGGCCGGTAAAGTATTCGTGCAGCAAGGCGCTGAACGGGCTCTCCAAGACGGATCGGAGCGCCGTCTGGTCGCGTGCAGTCCAACGTTTTTCCAATTCTGAGAGCGCCGTGGCGGGATTCTTGGGATCGCTCCGTGCATCACGCCGATGTTCCAGCTCGCGGATGAGCATCGGATCATTCGCGATGCGCGCCGTGTGGGCGATTTCTTCAGCGAGCAAGAGATCGAGTTTGCGGGCGGTTTCGGTCGCCAGCGCTTCGAAGCTCTCCCCGCTGACCTCCCGGATTTCCTGAGACCCTTGCCAGAAGGCCATTCCCAACCCGACGATGAGCGGGATGAGTCCGACGAGAAGCATGGAGACGATGACCTTGGCCTTGAGCCCCCATGTGGTGCGGGGCGGCGCGGAGGGGGCCGGTGTCTCAGCCATAATCAGGAGCTCCTCCCACCGGTAGGGGTCTCGTCGTGAAAAGTGAGGGTGAAGGTCGAGCCGCGACCGATGTGGCTCTCCACCCCTATGGAACCATTCATGCGATGGATGACATTCTTGATGTTGTAGAGGCCCAATCCAGTTCCTTTTCCCGGCGGCTTTGTGGTGAAAAACGGTTCAAAAATCCGGTGTTGTATCTCCGGAGCCATGCCACAGCCTGTATCCGAGACACGAACCTGCGTGGTACCGGCGACAGTGGACGTTTCCAGCGTCAAGATTCCCTTGTGTTCCATGGCTTGGACGGCATTGGTAATGAGATTGACGAACACATGGAGGAGTTCATCGGGGTTTCCCTTCACGACGACGTCGGGCTGATACAGCTTGCGGATCTCAATGTCTTGCAGCGCCACGGCATAACGGGCGATTTTTAGAGCCTCATCCAGCTTGCCGTTGACGCTGATGAGCCCGTCTTGTCGCAGAGATGCACGGCGGGAATACGAGGTCAGATCTCGACAAATGGCCGTCGTTCGTTTCACGGCCTCAATGATGTCTCTGGCCTGAAGATGCACGGCTTCCAAGTCGGTTTCATCGGTGAGGTTCTCCGCCAGTCCGAGAATCAGTTGGAGGGGATTGTTCATATCGTGAGCGATGCCGGCGGCAAACGACCCGATTCCCGCCAGCTTCTCCGCATGGAGCAGCTCGGTTTGCAATGTCGATTCATGTTGCACGAGCAGCCAGAGTAGCCTCGACGTCTGCCCATTGACGATGTCGGTCCCGGTCGGAACCTCTTTGTGAAGTGCCGCTTCCAGCGCTGGGTCGCCGGTGACGTCCATTACGAGATGGAGCCCGGGGGTGTTGACCAAATCGGCGATGCGGTCATAGATCGACACGTTGAGCTCCTGGGCCCGTTGAAGGCCAGGGGCCGAGGGATTCTTGTCGGTAAT
Coding sequences within it:
- a CDS encoding histidine kinase, with translation MASILIVDDDAAIRTLLRTILEADGHHIREAENGQIGLALYREAPTDLVITDILMPERDGMEVTLALTQEFLDAKVIAITGATGDQNFLNVAKLFGARRVIPKPFTPDVIRRAVRFTLDH